The Nitrospirota bacterium genome has a window encoding:
- a CDS encoding flagellar hook protein FlgE — protein MAVLTSLYSGISGLNANGAALSVIGNNIANVNTVGFKASRASFADVLNGAAGDIQIGRGTYLSDVSSTFTQGSLEVTSNGLDLGIDGDGFFLVRDSSGSQFYSRAGQFSIDKEGLVVNNEGLHLQGYQTDSAGNVSGTIDNINISSNTTSPNITSAIQITANMDSTVSPVADGFDINNITDTSHFSTALSVYDSLGNEHVVSVYFTKIYEDTAGETGNYWQWNGVADGVGGTSVMARGYLQFDPTGALVAENIADMDITLNDPPGVTNPTGVDFPDPISSFNFNGGVTQGQPITFDFGTGTANGGSGLDGTTQFGTASVTLFQTQDGYSSGSLKSLNVNQNGTISGLYTNGQTRVVGQVALGMFNNPQGLIKMGKNLFAESYDSGQVINGAPDKGGRGRLLSSSLELSNVDLAEEFIKLITIQRGFQANSKVITTTDEMLNDLINLKR, from the coding sequence ATGGCGGTTTTAACATCTTTATATTCAGGTATCAGCGGTTTGAATGCAAATGGTGCTGCGTTGTCTGTAATAGGTAATAATATTGCTAATGTAAATACTGTCGGATTTAAGGCGAGCAGGGCATCCTTTGCAGATGTTTTAAATGGTGCAGCAGGGGATATACAGATAGGAAGGGGGACATATCTGAGTGACGTGTCTTCAACATTTACTCAGGGTTCACTTGAGGTTACATCCAATGGACTGGACCTCGGTATTGATGGTGATGGTTTTTTCCTTGTCAGGGATTCTTCAGGCTCGCAGTTCTATTCAAGGGCCGGACAGTTCAGCATAGACAAGGAAGGGTTAGTAGTTAATAATGAAGGGCTTCACCTTCAGGGGTATCAGACAGATTCAGCCGGTAATGTTTCAGGTACTATTGATAATATAAACATTTCGTCCAATACAACATCACCAAACATTACTTCAGCTATCCAGATTACTGCAAACATGGATTCCACGGTATCTCCTGTTGCAGATGGTTTTGACATAAACAACATAACCGATACAAGTCATTTTTCAACAGCATTAAGTGTTTATGACTCACTCGGTAATGAACATGTCGTATCTGTATATTTTACAAAGATATATGAAGATACAGCCGGTGAGACAGGAAATTACTGGCAATGGAATGGTGTTGCTGATGGTGTCGGCGGGACTTCTGTTATGGCAAGGGGGTATCTGCAGTTTGATCCGACAGGGGCTTTAGTTGCAGAAAATATTGCTGATATGGACATAACGCTTAATGACCCTCCAGGTGTAACTAATCCTACAGGGGTAGATTTTCCTGACCCTATCTCCAGTTTCAATTTTAATGGCGGTGTTACACAGGGTCAGCCGATAACTTTTGATTTTGGAACAGGGACTGCAAATGGCGGATCCGGACTCGACGGTACAACCCAATTCGGGACAGCATCCGTTACCCTTTTCCAGACACAGGATGGGTACTCATCAGGGTCTTTAAAGAGCCTGAACGTAAATCAGAACGGTACTATCAGCGGACTTTATACGAATGGCCAGACCAGGGTTGTAGGACAGGTGGCACTTGGAATGTTTAATAATCCCCAGGGACTTATCAAAATGGGTAAAAATCTTTTTGCAGAGTCTTATGATTCCGGACAGGTGATAAATGGCGCCCCGGATAAAGGAGGCAGGGGAAGGCTTCTATCCAGCTCGCTTGAACTCTCCAATGTAGACCTCGCAGAAGAATTCATAAAACTAATAACAATTCAGCGTGGATTCCAGGCTAACTCAAAGGTAATCACTACCACTGATGAGATGCTGAATGACCTTATTAATCTGAAGAGATAA